One genomic region from Remersonia thermophila strain ATCC 22073 chromosome 1, whole genome shotgun sequence encodes:
- a CDS encoding 60S ribosomal protein eL33, translated as MPSESGHRLYVKGRHLSYQRSRRTVHPKTSLIKIEGVDDTAAANFYLGKRVAYVYRAQKEVRGTKIRVIWGKVTRPHGNSGVVRAKFSTPLPARSFGASVRIMLYPSTI; from the exons ATGCCGTCCGAGTCGGGTCATAGAC TTTATGTTAA GGGTCGCCACCTGAGCTACCAGCGTAGCCGCCGCACCGTGCACCCGAAGACCAGCCTGATCAAGattgagggcgtcgacgacaccgccgctgccaa CTTCTACCTCGGCAAGCGGGTTGCGTATGTCTACCGGGCTCAGAAGGAGGTGCGCGGCACCAAGATCCGGGTCATCTGGGGCAAGGTGACGAGGCCACATG GCAACTCTGGTGTCGTCCGGGCGAAGTTCAGCACTCCCCTTCCTGCGAGGTCTTTCGGCGCGTCTGTTCGCATCATGCTCTACCCCTCGACGATTTAA